The nucleotide sequence AAACACATTAATATGAAACAAAATTACTACAGAAAGGCCGCGGTGCTTTGCTGACATttggtttaaaaacaaaagaatgaaTGAAACCAGTTCACAGGATAAGATTATTAGACAGGAATTGGTTTTCTTCTTGAAGAAGACTACTTACTTTTGCACAGCAACTATTTTTGATATTCACctcatcataagaaaaaaaaagcacgCAAAGAAAGCACTGCTAAGCACAGCTCAGTCCATGTGTGACTGCCAACATCAGTCTGGCGACAGAAAGCAAGATGTCCAAGCAAAGAGCCAGTCCCTCTTTATTTTTGAACTCTGCTGACACCCTCTCAGCTGAAGTGGTaatggtgggggagggcagggaaccGGTCCCACACCATCACCTGACACTGATGCACATGCcactgaagaaaagaaaacacagctCTGCATCCTCTCCACCTCACAGAAAAGCCCCATGAGCAAAAGACTTGATCTGTTGCCTACTGGGAAAGTTAAGAGATCTCACAGTGAAATTAGAAAATTCTAACTATACATATTTACACAGCTAGGGCTGCTTTTCACCTAGACTGACTAAAGCAGCCTTCCAGGGAATACACATGAAATGAAAGCTATTCTGCCAAAGAAGTCTTCAAAAGGCAGTCTTTCTTAAAAGTTCTTCCAGGTGATTTTAAGGAGAACTCTTAAAGGTACCGAACACAGGCTACACAGAGGATCAGCAGGTAATGACTATGCAGTATATCATGTTCTGCTAAGTCAAAGATGCCCTCCCTTTTCCCGGTCCTGCATTTCTGGCAGTCTTTTGCCCTCGTTTCCCCAGGGGGAGCCCCCTAGGTTTAACATTATGACATAGTGCTGTATGGTACACACCTGACTGACTTTTTGCTGGGGCCATCTCCCAGGTTAATGTTTATAACACATGCCACACAGTATATCAACTCTCATCTTCACGCTGCGCCCGTCAGAGATAAGCGAGTCTTTCCCTAAGATAAAAATGCAAAAGCGATGGGGACAACAGTCACCGACCTCCCATTCACACAGTAACGGGCAAAAGCCCGCGTGCTCCTTCTTGAAAAACATGAACTGCTTCAGGTGAAAAGGGTGAGGGGCAGGACAAGGGCAAGGATGAGTGGAAGTAAATATGCCAGTTTCTTCATTCATGCGCACATTCACAGACTTCATTTAGTCATGGAGAGGGGAATGAGTGCCAGAGGTCAAAGAATCATTAAGTCTCTTGCCACCATTCTGAAATGCAGAGCAGTACATTTGGAAGACTTGTCTCAGTTTGGTGTTCCTGGTCAGGCACAGGAAACTCACGAGCAGTGTTTGTCccattaaaaatggaaaatttcCCCATGTTTttggttgcttttgttgtttgttctttaggGCACTGTCGAGGGTCGGCAATATTTAATCTaaccaaaaaaattatttccCCCCAATGGCTCTACAACTTAAAAGCAGAAGTTGGTCTCTGAAGTGTTTCACCAAAATCCTACAAATCTCTCTACTGCTTTACTTCCTGTATGTATGTTTTAATTCCATTAATTATGTGAAGGAGCTCTAAGACTTCATTCTAGTTAGCAACCCCCCAATGTAACTACGTGCAGCACTCTGACATTTatatccctccccccaccaaagtGGTTACCTACTTAAAAGTATTCACCTGGTTCACTAATCAATGAGACCCATCATTGCACACCTCACTGCTCAGGATGTTCAATGCTGTGGTGGCTAGCATACCACCACCTGGTGGGCTGTGTGGCTGGCACTTGTGGGATGCTAACGAGAACACTAGTAATACTGTGCTTCCTACGTGTGGACACACGTATTTGAACATGACTTTGTGCTTTCTACGAACGTTTGTGGAGACTGTATGTTCTCAGATTTGCTTATCAAACTTGCACTGAGCAAGCAAGAAActaaatatattcatagaatccaTACaagtattttttaatgtttaattaaggatataaacaaaataaaaataaagaaatgtaaGCCACAACACAAATAGAGAGCAATCTGGTTTCTGTGAGCCTACATAAAGGCTGCATGTAAGCTATGTAAATATGAGGAGGCCTCAAAGTTCGTGGAACAGTtggattttaaaaacattaatggaattttcccataaacttctTCAAGTCTCCTTGCGTTTTTGCACTCCCTTCACTGGTTATAACACAATCATCAAAGAACTGAGAGTTCCTACTAAGAAAGGGAATGGTGAAAACCAGCAGGGCCAGTATTGGCAACCAGAAGGCAATTACTACTCACACCAATTTCAGAAACCGATTATATTTTGGGTTACCCTATAATTGGCCTTTGCCAATTTGGGATTTCAATAACGGCAATGAGCCAAATTTTCCATTTCtggtttttaaacaaacaaacaaaaaatacagtaAGCTATAAGGAAGATTCCACAGATAAAAATGTGGTCGGCTAAAAAGTATAAGGAATAGAAATTTTGAACCCTTCCTTAGGAAGGGGTGAATTTACCAAGATTAAAATGTCTTTAAGTAGGTGTGAATATCTACCATTGACTTCTGCTGTGGCTGAAATCACTGAAAGATGATTTCCTTTAGTGGTAGAGTTCACTGAACATAAACTGACCGACGGGGGAGTGCACTGGAAAGGGAGTCATTTTTATGGGCTAGTAGTGCTTTTCCAAGGAAAGCAAAGCCATTGCTCCTCCCCTCAGAAGGCTCACAAAGAACACTGTGCTTGGTCCTGTCCTGTCTGCAGCAGCCCTGGCCTTAATCCCACGATGAGTGCAGGAAACCAAAGGCTCATTACATACAGTAAGGTCACTGATTTACATCAGCAGCCTTGGATTACATATGGTCCCCTACTAAAAATAAAGTGCATGAAATTAGTGATGCAgataaactgtgtgtgtgtgtgtgtaagaattaTATACCAGTAGTTAACGTTGGTTATCAGGTTAAGGGGGTGCTCTTCcccaacaaacaacaaaacccaccctTTATAAAAAGATCACAGAAACCCAAACCATGTTAACTCCCCAGAGCATTTCTTCACATGGGAATCCCAGCAGTGGGGAGGGTAGTTTTAAGTAAAAACGTGCAGGACTGTGCAGAAATGGTGTGGGCCTCAGTGCTGGCCAAGCCAATGGCTGACTTTAAACCTGAACTAAGTCCGATCCAAGGAGTCCAAGTAGCAGAAGAGAGCTAGTCTCCCAAGAGAGAGGTGAACAAAAAGGCATACCAGATGGCGAAGTGAGAGCATGAGACACTATTAAAGACGGGAAAGGAAATGGCAGCCTGAGTTAAATGAACCAAGTGTAGCTACCACTCAAAAAGTCTACTTACCCAACTTACGCAGCTCACCAAGTGAACCTGGGAGGGCAGGACCGGCTGGGACTGACTGTTGGGTTTTCTTAGGCCTCACAAATTTTCTGCCTTTGATGGGATGCAATCTTACTACTTTGCTATCACTGCCAATTAGTGGGAAATACCGGCACTGGCTTACCTCTTTTGGCAGGTTCCCAGCTTACAGAAGTGCCAGCCTTTACAGGTTTTGCTATAGCACAAAAAGGTTTCTGGGCATACCCActaaccatcagctttcgtcagcATACGAACAAGTCTTTTTGGTAACAAAGGAGACCCCACTGCCTCTCTCCTTCAGTGATAACCATCCTTTCACAGGGACTGGTGTGAATTTTAACTACTGTTCTCTtgcctaatttttaaaatacactttAAGTCCCTAAAAAATAAACTTCAATAAAGTACTAGTGAATTATTAGTGATGTTTATTATTAATCAGCTCAGAATAAGCCTGGGGGGAAAATGACTCTTGAGAATTAGCATCTTAAGCAAGAGAAATTTAGGACATTTAACCAAAACTCAATGTGGTGAATCATTTGGATCCAGGTCCACACTAAGTGGGGGCAAAACAGCCATTTCCTACTCCACCACAGTCATAGCCCTCAAAGCGAAGGGAATGGCCAGAAGCCCATCAAAGCCATAACTGGGTAAGTGCTGGAAGAAAGAGTAGATAAAGTTAAAGAACCAATAGAGGGAAGACAAATGCAGAAAAAGGCCTGTTTCCCTaaatgacacacatacacacacacatacacacacacagagagagagagagaaatatacccTATTTGTAAATTCAACTATAACTAATGTCATCACTGAAATGACCTAAGCTAGTTAACACCTGGCTAATGAGAAATCTTATGAATACTGAAGTCTAAAGCTTTTTCTACTAAATCGACACTACCCAATATCAAACACTCTAACACCGAATGTGCTAATAAAATTCATCACACTTCACAATATTTAACACCAAACCAGGGTTAACAGGCTGGATCTTAGTGATGACTGGCATAATCTCTATGTGGATTAACAACCTGACAGCTAAGATGCTTCAAGATCGAGAACCCCATGAATATGATTCCAAGTCTATAGATTTTAAAGTAATGTTTATTACCAACCTGCAATGTCTGAACCACCCAGACAGCACTCCTCAGAACCTCACTGAAGTTTCTCTTGTTTCTTAGAAAAATGTTGTCCTGACAAGTCTCACAGTCTAACAGGAAGGGTCTGTACACATCTTCCAACCCAAACCTAGGGAATGGTGGCAGAATCACTACTAGATAGCAAGTGCTACTACTTTCCAGTCACCATGTCACAGATGAAAATGAGACATGAGCGGAAAAGTATTAGCAAAGGAAGCAAGTAAGACTACTAACACTGCCAGGTGGGGATGCTGAAGAACCTCACCTCAGAACTAAAATGGAGCTGATCAATTCCacttagagaaagatgaggctacctgcttccTTAAAGACGTACGGTCTTGAAAACCCTACATAGGGGCACTAGGAGTCAAAACTGACCCCATGGAGACACGGCTTTAGAGTGAAGAATGGAAATATCCCCTAAACAACATTAAATGGTGTTCAGAGAGAACGGGGCAATATCCAAGCATCCAGCATAAGGAGGGGCTGAGACAGACTCTAACTGGCCTTTCCTTGTCCTCAGGGCATGGTCAGAGGAAGCCCCAAAAGATCCAATTCAACCCCCACAAACTTCTTAAATTAACATCATTAAGGACAATGGCTCTCAAGACCCAGCCTGTGTATACTAAGGCAATGGATCCTTTGAGGCCTATGAAAAGGAAGCACTGAGAGACTCATGAATTTAAGTTCCAGCACAACAATGCTTCTCTAACTAAAAAACTGAAAAACCTTGGCAGAAAAGATTGCCTGGAGAAGAAAAATATTGTGTCTTTTCTAAAGCAATTTACGATATACCTTGAGTGGGCAGGACAGGGCATTCTGCTAGATGGAAAGAAACATTGGCAGTCCAACAAGAAACTGAGCAATGATTCTGTGTACCAGAGTAATAGCTCTTTATCAGATCTTGAGGCTCAATTGCCTATAAGGACAAAATTCGAGAAGTGTGGAATATCATTAACAGCTGGATAGTTATATTTTTCCACCTTTGAAGATGAGGGTTCTCTCACCTCACCCTGACCTTCCACCAGTCAACTCTGTACCTTAGCTTGAGCTATTGAGCGAATCTAAAATACATACATGCTAATGTACAGAAACAAAGCCACCAGTGAGGATCATTTAGTTAAAGAACGAACATTCTGCTCATTGCAGGAACAACCCTTCTAAGGAAATCTAGACTGACGACTGGGGCCCCAAATGCAGTTACAATCAGCAATTCACACATATATTCAAGCACATGATCTATTCCTGGGAAGCAAGAAGAGCACAAGCTTCAGGGACTTCAGTCTAAATGTGCTGTTTATGATGGCAGGAAGAAACAACCCTAATGTCTATGCTAATAACCATTCCTTATTTACAGACATTTATTCCTCTACACTTGACCTACTgctacatacacacagacacaagaTGTATTCTATGCATCTTTCAAGACAACAACAGGGAGAAGGTAGAAGAACACTCTAAACTGCTAATATGAAATTAAGGGACACAAAGTCCAAAACCACGGCCCCCATTTCATTTGAGCTGCAAACAGAAAGGGCAGGAAGGCTGCCCAACCAACGCACCCATTCCGAGTGTTGGGTTACTTAACAATGTGCTCAGCATCAAAATCAATTCTAATTGCTACAACTTAATGCCAACCTGAACAAACCCAAGGTACTATGGTTTATTTCCCAATACCAAAAGGATGTTTCAAGGGAAGAATAGTTAACGGGCAAATCATGAGTCATGGGAAACCTTGGCCATGTCAGCCACAGCCTCAGCCCCCACACAAGAAAGAATAGCTCCTATCTATTTGACCCCAGGCCACACATTTCAAAAATGAAAGTGGGGAAAGGataaagacctttttttttttttacaaggcaCTCTGAGCTCTCCGAAACACATGCTACCCATACATAATGGTTTTCATCtacagactatcagaaagcatccCGGAGACGGGAAGACAATATGCTACCTTATAATTTCTAAAATCAACGTTGGACTAATCAAGTCCGTTAAAATGAATCAAGTTTACAAACTACAAAAATTTTAAAGTCATCAGGGCTCTGTTTGGTTAAAAATCTACAAAAGTAGATATAAAAGTAATAATATTCTTAAGGAATACAAGCTTAATCAGATCATGCAATTTGAAAAAGCATCAGAGATTAAAGAAAGTAGATACACAATCAGCTTCTTCACACTGTCTGGAGGATAAAGGACAGTATTCAGCCCATAAGGACAGAGAACTACACAATTGGAAGAGCTCTCCTCTAGCATCTTTCCTACCTGGTCCTCAGTGCAGGGGAAGAGAATCTTCACCTGTGAAGCAGCGAGTTCCATGTCATGTCAAGAGAAGGACCTATGCCTCCACAAATCCTGCAATATCCCACTTCATTGCTCAGGGCCGCTTCTTGATCAAGCTCTCCATTCTGCAGGAAGCCCAGGCAGACACTACGCTCTCCATTGCGGATGCTCAGTTTCCACGTGGAGAACTCCTTGGGCTTTAAATCCCTGTTacactttttaaatgaaaatgtggAGGCCATGTACAGAAGACGTTTGGGGGCAACAAAAGTCACGAAAAACGTAATCTCAGCAAAAAATTCCCTCTAAAAAGTTAACTTCAACACACCAACCAAGATCTAATCAAGGACAACCTAGCACAAAGACAGTGTCAACTTTGCTTATGTCTCTGTACGTACCTAACACCTGGAAAAACATCTGGCTGATCATGATTATTACACCAAGTGGCAAGAAAACGCTGGAGAATCAGTGGCATATGAGTAACCACCTGTTCAATGTAAATTATCAAACACTGTTTCGGGGCTACTAATGTCCAGGCTATGTAAACAGCCTTATTTGGTCATGAGGATCATCAGCAATGTTTACTTCACTTTCTCCCCAATTATTTCATAACAGTACAATCATGACATATAACTTCATAGGCTTTATTGTAGTTAAAGGAAGACTGACAGGAAGGAGTGGgggaaataaaaaacacaaacttGAAATCAAGTTTCCTACAAAATCctagagcctggtggcacagaacAGCTACAGCTACAGGGAAacattcttcctttcttttggCAATCAGAATCCATCGGCTCAGGTTCAGGTTAACAAAACGAACCTGGCACACACACGAACTTGTACTGAATCAAGTACCACACAAGTGCGTTATGGTGTTTTCTGCACATAATCGACTGTACActatttaagaaagcagactgaaaTGGTAGTTGAGATCATCGAGACAGAAAAAAATAGTAGCAAAACTGAAATATGGAGGGTCTCCTACTCCAGGACTAGAAGCTGTATGGAGACTTGGCAGTGCAGACAATGTACCTATTCACGGCATCTCAACACAGCCTGCTCTAAGCACGCTACTATAACAGCTGGTCTCTCCTTACTTTGGTATAGACATTTTTAAACCACACGTGCACAATTCAGACTGCTAAACaagcttttcttcatttatatCGAAGATTTACTTTCATCCACCTCGGCAAGTCTTGCAAATCGATGGTTTACTGCTACGTAAAATTTGGCCACAACCTACAGCATAAACAATGCCTAAGAGATGCAACAGTTCACATAATTTTTTTCCCCAAGTCCAGCATTTTCTTAAGTTAGCGTCTCACCATATACCCTTAAAAGTTCATACCCATCGCTggggagtcagttccagctcacagagactccagaggacagagtagaactgccccaaggctgtaaatctttatggaagcagactgccatgtctttccccacagagcaggtgGTAGATTCGAACGGCTGActttttgggttagcagctgagcacttaaccactgcgccacctagGCTCCTTTAAAAGTTCACAAGGAGAAATAAACAAACATGAAAATTCCAAGAGAACACACAGCAAAAAGTCCAATATTGAGTATTAGTTTAACTTTTGGAGTCTCTTCCAACATCTGTAAACAAACAGCCTCTTCTTCCATCAGGTCTCTGAGACTCCGCTTACTGAGGCTCTTACTTTTAAAGCCACAGAACCAGTCTATGAACTTCCAGTACCGGCTTCCATCTtctgcttctttctttctctctttctcaccCATGAGTGTTGCTTGCCCATTGGAGTAAGCATCCACTGGTGTttctgcctcagagtgacccGAGGAAGCCACTGGGTTGCCCTCTTCTCTGCAGGTCACCAACAGGTTCACATCCTCAGGCTGGAGGCCCTTGATGCTATCTTCTGACTTCCCGTTAGGCATGATGTGGTTGATGGTCTCACTATTCTCGTTACACCGCAGAATGCTCTTCTCTTGCAATCTGTATGGCTCATCTTTTGGAGCGCAGCTCTCCTTGACCAGGTTCTTCTTGGACCAAAAGGTGGTGGTCCGAATCTGTTCCTTCGTGGGAGGTGGTGTGAGTAGGCTTACAATTACAGTAATGAGTCCTGTGACCCAAAACAGTACCGTGGCCACGTACATGTAATGGATGTCTTTGATGAAGCCTGGTCTGTTGTCAGGCTGGTCACACTCCGGGGCCCGGTAGACAAAGGCCAGTGTCAGACGGACTGCTCCGAGAACAAAGCCAGCCATTCCACCATAGAAAGCCCCTTGTTCATTGCAGCGCTTCCAGAAAATGGCCAGAAGGAACAAGGCCGCGACTGGGGGCGTCAGGTAATCAGCTACCTCTTGAATGTAAAGGTACATCTGGCCTCCTTGCATCTCCACGATGATTGGCACCCATGCGATACTGATCACCACCATGAAGGCCACAAATATCCTCCCCACAATCATTAGCTCCCGGGAGCTGGCACTCTTTCGGATGAGTTTGTACACATCAAGGGTGAATATGGTGCTGGCACTGTTAAAGATAGAGTCCAAGTCACTCATCAAAGCAGCAATCATCACCGCCATCATGAGGCCCCGGAGGCCCACGGGAACCAGCTTCATCACCAGGCGTGGGTAGGCAATATTGGAGCAGCCAGCTCTGCTTCCACACACTAGCATGCAGTGCTCTGGGTTGATGCAAGCTATATCATTAGCAAACAGTATCCTGGAAATCATTCCTGGGACCACTATGATGAACATTGGCAGAAGCTTCAAGAAGCCAGCCATCAGAGTAGAGCCTTTGGCATGAGCGATGTTTTTGGCTGCTAACACCCTCTGCACAATGACTTGGTCAGCACACCAGTACCACACTGAAGCCGGAGTCTGCCCAAGAATGAAGCCAGGCCAAGGAACATCCTCATCAGTTGGACTCCGcagcattttcaaggcattttcttTTGGGTGGACGTGACAGGAATTTGTGTTAGAGAGGTTGTACCTCAACAAGATGGAAGTGACATTGGGCGAAGCCAACATGTACCTTCTCTTCACCtcctcaaacccaccagtctccatCATGCTGATAACCATCAGGGTCAGCGCCCCGATGATCATGAGCAGAGCCTGTAGCGTGTCTGTGTAGATCACTGCAACGAGGCCTCCCGTGACCGTCAGCAGGGCAGTCATACCAATGAGCAGGATGACGGACACATAAAGGTTCCACCCCAAGGACTCCTGGATAAAGAGGGCGCCTGAATACAGATCCACTGAGAGCTTGGTGAAGATATACAGGAGCAGAGACAAGGCTGCAAAATACACTTGAATCCTATGGCCACCAAATCGCTTGGATAAGTATTCAGGCATGGTGTACACCCCCGACCGGATGTAGATGGGTATGAAAACCCATCCCAGAAGTTGCAAAAGCAGTAAGGCATTGAATTCCCATGCGCCCACTGCAAATCCACTTGCAGCTCCAGATCCTGCCAGCCCAATGAAGTGTTCACTCCCAATATTGCTCACAAACAGAGAGGCACCAATTGCTACCCAGGACATAGAGCGCCCTGCGAGGAAGTATCCACTCACGGTGCTTCTATTAGATTTCCACATGGCAAAAAAGCCAATGCACAGGACCAGGATAAAGTACAGGGCCACTATGGCAATGTCTGCTGTCTCCAGTAAAGCCCTCATTTCGGTGCCTTTGTGAATAACAGCTTCCAATGACAGAAGTGTCCGACTCTTTGTTTACTTATTAGTACCCCAGGCAAGTCTGTAAGCCACACGTGCACTTGACTACACAGAGCAACACAGGAAGTCAAAGTCTTTGTCCTTTGGTTTGCTGTCTtgatggtggtggttgtgatAAACTTTGAAGGAGACAGTTTAAATTTGTCCTCCGCTTCTTAATTGGGATTGAGAATTTAGCTTGTACTTTTAATCCACACTCCACAAGACCATCAGCATTTACTCAGGTGCTGGAGGAGAAATTCTGAGTTGCAGCTAAGTCTAGTGAAGCCTACTGTACCAACCCTGCAAGGCAGCAAAGACAAAAGACAAAGATTGAATTAGAGGAGGGTCTCACCACGTGATGAGGAAACTTTCATTTCAGTCTAGCAAACACATGGCGCAACATGACATTCTTTATACAAAGAAAACAGACACTTTTAAAATACACTGGTTCCACAGAAAAATGCAAGAGTGGTCTATGCTATTGCAGCCGATACTCAGAAGTCAGTCAGAATCCATGACCTTGAACTAAGGACAAAAATTCATGAGCTTCATAACAAGGTGAGCCTAACTTCCCTAGGAACTAAGAATGTCTTTTCTTGCTTTATGGGGGTGGTCTCAGAACGGTATCCAGCACCACGGTCCTGAATGCACCTGGAATGCTTCAGAGGGAAAACAGAGAGTTAGCTGTAAGTGCGTCAAACCAATCTTCCAAGCATTACACACCTCAAGATTGTGCATTCTTCGGTCCCGATATCACAGGCAGGGGATGTTTATAAGGCGCTACCATCTAAACCCAGAGGTTTTCAACACCGATTACCCTGCACAGCGCAGCCTGTGCAAGTCAACTTCTAGAAAACTGTTCTAAAGTATTCCTGCAAATGAACATCTGTAATAAAAATAACCTAGAACTTGTAAAAGGACTCCTCACTTTGAAGGGAAACAAGACATTTTCCACTAGAAACTTACAGAAACAGCCCTAAAAGTGTATTCTTTCTTCTGGCTGTTAGGAAACTACTGGAGGGAGATAAAAAGAACTTTCATAAGATGTGTgtaattttcttccttttgatcAGGCAAAACATATCCAAGAAAACTTCTGAGACGATAAGGCACTGACTCAAGGTTGAATATTGTTGAGTCTTTTTCCCTCCTAACACTTTTTTgttggagggggaggagggattgAGAGGCTGCGAGATGAGGTTATCATTGTATCTTCCAAACCTAAACAAAACAGACATTCGTCAACCATTAGCGACAGTCATTATTACCAAGTCAGTTACCGTTTATTTTTCAGTCCTGGATTAACACAATCATTCTGCAAAGCAGACATTGAAATTTATCTAGAATCAGGGTTAGATATAAATTTCATGGTTTTCTCCTGGAAAAGAGGCAAATTCTAAAGTTTTGAAAAACACTGTTACTCAGCCCAATGTCATGCACCAGTTAAAAATCTATGTACTTTCTTCACTTGTAATAAGGTAACCTCGGAGTAAAACGTTTCAATGCTTGAAAAAGAAGTTGCTTTGGGTTGAAGCGAGGCATTTTCCTTTAAATGATACAAAAGTCATCTCTGTTCGAATGAACCACAGTACTCAAAAGTACTACCCTAAACCCCCACTGGCAAGAGAGAGCAGGGGTTAACACTGCAAGATAAATGCCCTCCCAAATTAGGTTATTAGGTCTCGTTGGTAGACAGACACTTCTTTATTCCTTTTTAAAGTATAAAGCATGACGATAATGATGCTGAGAAAATGCGTTAAAATCCTTCCTCCCTAAAAGTCTATGTCAATGACGATGACGACGACGACGGCAGGCATAAATAAACCTGCCAGACCAAAGCACAAATACATTACAAGTTGGGAGCTGTAGCTACCCAAATCCTAAGACACGGGCCCCCTTTCTGGGCTCAGGGTGCAACATGAGTGTGAAGGACGCACTGATCATCTAACTCACAGATGTTATTTAAAAGGGGACCTTGAATGTTGCGGTAACATTAAGCAGTCGTTGGCAGCTGTGAAATTCTACCTTCACCAGAGCTCCGTTCTCCCTGCCACCCAGCAATCAAGCCAGACCCTACCATGCCCTTGACAGGCCCTACCTAGCTCACTGGTTGCAACAACAGTCTTTTCAGATATTGACCTCTTCAACTGACGTAGCTATGTTTCcctcccaaaaaaaaaaaggaacagggGAAAAAGGCAGGGTTCGGAGGTTGGTTTTTGCTTTTCTTGGGGGTGGGAATGAGGGAGGGGTGCTGTAGTTCTACAACAGCTTATCTATTTGGAGGATAAACTGCTCAGAAGCAAAAGGCctatctcctcc is from Tenrec ecaudatus isolate mTenEca1 chromosome 2, mTenEca1.hap1, whole genome shotgun sequence and encodes:
- the SLC5A3 gene encoding sodium/myo-inositol cotransporter gives rise to the protein MRALLETADIAIVALYFILVLCIGFFAMWKSNRSTVSGYFLAGRSMSWVAIGASLFVSNIGSEHFIGLAGSGAASGFAVGAWEFNALLLLQLLGWVFIPIYIRSGVYTMPEYLSKRFGGHRIQVYFAALSLLLYIFTKLSVDLYSGALFIQESLGWNLYVSVILLIGMTALLTVTGGLVAVIYTDTLQALLMIIGALTLMVISMMETGGFEEVKRRYMLASPNVTSILLRYNLSNTNSCHVHPKENALKMLRSPTDEDVPWPGFILGQTPASVWYWCADQVIVQRVLAAKNIAHAKGSTLMAGFLKLLPMFIIVVPGMISRILFANDIACINPEHCMLVCGSRAGCSNIAYPRLVMKLVPVGLRGLMMAVMIAALMSDLDSIFNSASTIFTLDVYKLIRKSASSRELMIVGRIFVAFMVVISIAWVPIIVEMQGGQMYLYIQEVADYLTPPVAALFLLAIFWKRCNEQGAFYGGMAGFVLGAVRLTLAFVYRAPECDQPDNRPGFIKDIHYMYVATVLFWVTGLITVIVSLLTPPPTKEQIRTTTFWSKKNLVKESCAPKDEPYRLQEKSILRCNENSETINHIMPNGKSEDSIKGLQPEDVNLLVTCREEGNPVASSGHSEAETPVDAYSNGQATLMGEKERKKEAEDGSRYWKFIDWFCGFKSKSLSKRSLRDLMEEEAVCLQMLEETPKVKLILNIGLFAVCSLGIFMFVYFSL